A stretch of the Lactuca sativa cultivar Salinas chromosome 9, Lsat_Salinas_v11, whole genome shotgun sequence genome encodes the following:
- the LOC111889682 gene encoding disease resistance protein RUN1 — MGRNIVRRSHPDMPNKHSRLWNRKEIEDILANYMGTEATRCMKFYYRGLDPQIIMKGLRKMKELRVLNVADEENYLNLKISLYFPNVLRYLRWHKYPFGSLPKSFQANNLVALEMTYSDIVQLWERGEKKVLNKLRFLDLSAPKLRSLDLELTPNLETLMMEPGDLVELYMPGRCLKLRSLELNRVKLRTLDFGLTPNLENLILEDCDLVELQMPDRCRNLTFLSIINSNLRTLDLGRIPNLEYLSVFHCNDLEELHMAYEYLKLRSLHLTGLKLRTLDLEPSPNLERLYLLKCNNLEEIYITECPILTFINIQCSKLRTLDLSLVPNLSELCISECKALVNLHLPHRCLNLRTLNFNNSKLRILHVGLTPNLEELDFENCYDLEELCLIDQCKNLVSLNICQSKLRTRDLGLTPNIKKLVLKDCHNLVELHAPMGCLKNLVYLDLSGCLRFRSFSFHMEDDTSCSEDESLEVDFLAVIRFTFESCPFHPETHLPEYEFKSFHIEDLPSLTSSIEKLISEDVCACTKLETF, encoded by the exons ATGGGCAGGAATATTGTTCGTCGTTCACACCCCGATATGCCTAACAAACATAGCCGATTGTGGAATAGAAAGGAAATTGAAGATATATTGGCTAATTACATG GGCACAGAAGCAACAAGATGTATGAAATTCTACTATAGGGGACTGGATCCACAAATCATTATGAAAGGTCTTAGAAAGATGAAGGAACTTCGGGTTCTTAATGTGGCTGATGAAGAAAATTACTTGAATCTGAAAA TTAGCCTATACTTTCCGAATGTTTTAAGATACCTACGTTGGCACAAGTACCCCTTTGGATCTTTACCCAAATCATTTCAAGCAAATAACCTTGTTGCACTTGAGATGACGTACAGTGATATCGTACAACTGTGGGAAAGGGGAGAAAAAAAG GTTCTTAACAAGCTCAGATTCCTTGACCTCAGTGCTCCAAAGTTGAGGTCTCTTGACCTCGAGTTGACTCCAAATCTTGAGACATTGATGATGGAGCCTGGTGATTTGGTAGAACTTTACATGCCCGGTAGATGTTTAAAACTCAGATCCCTTGAACTTAATCGTGTAAAGTTGAGGACGCTTGACTTTGGGTTGACTCCAAATCTCGAGAATTTGATACTTGAAGATTGTGATTTGGTAGAACTTCAAATGCCCGATAGATGTCGAAATCTCACATTCCTATCAATCATTAATTCAAACCTCAGGACCCTTGACCTTGGGCGGATTCCGAATCTCGAGTATTTAAGTGTTTTCCACTGTAATGATTTGGAAGAACTTCACATGGCCTATGAATATTTAAAGCTTAGATCCCTCCACCTTACTGGTTTAAAGCTGAGGACCCTTGACCTTGAGCCGAGTCCAAATCTAGAGAGGTTGTATCTTCTAAAATGCAACAATTTGGAAGAAATTTACATCACCGAATGTCCAATACTGACATTCATCAATATTCAGTGTTCAAAGCTGAGAACCCTTGACCTCAGTCTGGTTCCCAATCTTAGTGAGTTGTGTATTTCTGAATGCAAAGCTTTGGTAAACCTTCACTTGCCCCATAGATGTCTAAATCTCAGGACCCTAAATTTCAATAATTCAAAGCTCAGGATTCTTCACGTTGGGCTCACTCCAAATCTTGAGGAGTTAGATTTTGAAAATTGTTATGATTTGGAAGAACTTTGCTTGATCGATCAATGTAAAAATCTTGTGTCCCTCAACATTTGTCAGTCAAAGTTGAGGACCCGTGACCTTGGGCTGACTCCAAATATCAAGAAGTTAGTTCTTAAAGATTGTCATAACTTGGTAGAACTTCATGCTCCCATGGGATGTCTAAAAAATCTTGTGTACTTAGACTTAAGTGGTTGTTTGAGGTTTAGATCTTTTTCATTTCACATGGAGGATGATACTTCATGTAGTGAGGATGAATCACTCGAGGTTGATTTTTTAGCTGTGATACGTTTTACCTTTGAAAGTTGCCCATTTCACCCTGAAACTCATTTGCCAGAGTATGAGTTTAAATCTTTTCATATAGAAGATTTACCTTCATTGACTAGTAGTATTGAGAAGCTTATTTCTGAAGATGTGTGTGCTTGCACAAAACTTGAGACATTTTGA
- the LOC111889683 gene encoding TMV resistance protein N: MASSSTSSVQKSFKYDVFLSFRGEDTRMETRIDNFLSSLEYASNDFCMIGIWGMLDQRIGGGGKTTLARAVFNKISFQFEGKSFIENVREVSNDSLSDLKLLQKRVLSDVLNDQYIKVGSENEGKNMMSWMMCGRKVILVLDDVDHVDQLEALAGKHSWFKPASIIIITTREQQVLLAHEVKIHNLNLLSDKEAICLFGRYAFGKEIPIQGYEELSGQVVCYAAGLPLTIKVLGSFLCGKSKPEWVDTLARLKTIPLEETQKKLELSYFGLDDDHKEIFLDIATILKGQWKNQESKHLKAVDFMLELV; encoded by the exons ATGGCGTCTTCTTCAACTTCATCCGTTCAAAAGAGCTTTAAATATGATGTGTTTTTGAGTTTTAGAGGTGAAGATACTC GCATGGAGACTCGGATTGACAATTTTTTATCATCTTTAGAATATGCTTCTAATGATTTTTGCATGATCGGCATCTGGGGGATGTTGGATCAG CGGATAGGAGGTGGTGGGAAGACAACATTGGCCAGAGCTGTTTTTAATAAGATATCTTTTCAGTTCGAAGGAAAAAGCTTCATTGAGAATGTCAGAGAAGTTTCAAATGATTCTTTGTCCGATTTGAAGTTGTTGCAGAAGCGGGTCCTTTCAGATGTTTTAAATGATCAATACATTAAAGTAGGCAGTGAAAATGAGGGGAAAAATATGATGTCATGGATGATGTGTGGTAGAAAGGTTATTCTTGTTCTAGATGATGTGGATCATGTAGATCAGCTTGAGGCGTTAGCCGGTAAACATAGTTGGTTTAAGCCAGCAAGCATAATTATCATTACAACAAGAGAACAACAAGTGCTTTTAGCACATGAAGTAAAGATTCACAATCTCAATCTGTTATCGGATAAGGAAGCAATCTGCCTATTTGGTAGATATGCATTTGGGAAAGAGATTCCAATTCAAGGGTATGAGGAGCTATCAGGACAAGTTGTATGTTATGCTGCTGGTCTTCCATTGACAATCAAAGTTTTGGGTTCATTTCTCTGTGGTAAAAGTAAGCCTGAATGGGTAGATACCCTAGCCAGGCTAAAAACAATCCCGTTAGAGGAAACTCAGAAGAAGTTGGAATTAAGCTATTTCGGTTTGGATGACGATCACAAGGAAATATTCCTAGATATTGCAACCATATTAAAAGGTCAGTGGAAAAATCAGGAATCCAAGCACTTGAAAGCTGTGGATTTTATGCTAGAATTGGTTTAA